The Deltaproteobacteria bacterium sequence CAAACCCCGACCTCAGAAGATTATGACTCACCATTCCGCTTTTCAGGCAAACTCAAGCGTGTGATAGTGAACGTCAATGGGGATAGTTACTCTGATCCTGAGTTAGAGTACAAAATCGCTATGGCCAAGCAGTAGGACTCCGAAAGATGGTTATACCGATTGAATAAATTCATGATATGAAATAAACACATGGAATAAAATTAAGGAAATAATTGGATATCGGAAGCGTTGCTTACTCTAGGCTGTGTCAGTCCGGTATACACTACTAACAGAGGAACCCCGTCTCCAAATAGAAGCGCCAGCAGAAAAATAAATCTTGAATTGGTGAAAGGTCTATTATGCAAGAAAACCAGATGTCTTATACAAATTGGAGGGATGACTACAAACGAAAGCTTGTCAGCGCAGAGGAAGCGCTTCGTGCGGTTAAATCAGGCGACCGTGTGTTTATCACTTTCGCCCGTGACCCTTTCCTCCTATGCCAAGCACTTGCAGAACGCTTTAACGAGCTTAAGGACGTACAGATAAATATGATGATGGCACAGACTGACCCTGGATGGCTTGAGCCAGAGCGCTCCGATGCCTTCCACGTCACGGTTGGTGTTTTCTGCGGCCCTATGGCTCGTGATTGGCTTGCCGACAATAAGTGTGATTTTCTGCCACACAGCTTTAGCATGGAAGGCAAAGTATATGAGCGACCAGATGAAGCCAGACCCTGGGACATACTTATGACAGTGGTCTCACCCCCAAATGACCTTGGTTACTGCAGTTTTGGCTATACGCTGTGGAATAAGAGGCGTCTGGCCCTTACGACCGGAACGGTGATTGCCGAGGTTGACGAAAACATGATCAGAACCTATGGGGACAACTTTATCCACGTCTCCGAAATTGACTACCTGGTTGAAAACACGCAACCCATTTTATCCGAAGATGAAATTCCATCAGCCCTATCCCATGTGGAGGATGAGATACGAAGGCAGAAAATAACCAATATTCTCCAGGCAGTTGATCCCGTTAGAAGGCTCGATTTTCTGCGCTACCTCAACGGTCTAGACGCCGATGAGATGGATGACATCGAGACGCGATTAGGAGCAGGCGAACCTACAAAGGAAGATAAAAATATCGCTGAGTATGTCTCCAGTCTGATCAAGGATGGAGATACCATTCAGATAGGTACGGGACGACCCTCTGCCCGGTTTGCCGCCATGGGTGTCTTTGATAATAAGTCAGACCTTGGTGTCCACACAGAAATTGGATTCAGGGAACTTTCCCGATTAATGAAAGAGGGTATCATCAACGGAAAGCGAAAAACGCTGCACCCCGGTAAGGTGGTGGCGACTGGTCTTGGGGGCGGCACCGATGATATGGAATTTTTCCATGACAACCCTGCTTTTGAATTGTACGACTGCCAGTACACAAACGATCCTAAAGTCATCGCTGCCAACCACAACCAGGTAGCTATCAACAACGCCCTATCTATAGACCTCACCGGACAGATCGCAGCCGAGACAACCTTTGGAACGCGTATCATTAACGGCCCAGGCGGGCAACCCGATTTTGCAATCGGGACTGCACTTTCACCGGGTGGCCGCTCTATCACCTGCCTGCCATCAACAGCGTTGAATGGAGTCGTATCACGTATCGTTCCCGTTCTTGATGAAGGCTCGGTGATTACCATATCCCGCAACTATGCGGATTACATTGTAACGGAATTTGGTATTGCTAGATTAATGGGCAAAACAATCCGTGAAAGAGCCAATGAACTGATAGGGGTTGCTCACCCTGATTTCCGCACTGAGTTACGTAAAAAGGCTAAGGATCTGTTTGGCCATTAGAGCGAGGACAAAACACAGCAATTGTAATCCTGTAAAGGGAAGAGGAGTCTTTAAGATCAGGTCTTTATTCTCCCAAAAGGGATAGGTCCATGCCTTCCTAACCCCAAAATGGATGCTCGGACTTGAGCTTTTGAATCCGAGAAACAATGTCCCTGATCAGATCTAAGTGTTTAATAATAAGCAAATCACCTTTATGAACGTAACTTGTTTAAATGATACAAAAAATCTATCGACCAGATCAAATTATCATCAACTAATTTGGAGAAGACCCATACTTTAAAAAACATTGCGCATAAATATCCAGGCCCCACCTTTGGCGCTTCAAGCAATCCTTCAAAATTGTAGATATTTCCCTTCAGAGTGTTACCCATGTTTTCAAACTACAGATGCATCAATAGAATCCTTGTGGACATCCAAACCAATATACAGTAAATTAGTCTCCATGGCCTGCCTCCTTTGTTGTGGCTCTGAGTTATGAAGTTTTTTATTTCGCCTCACAGCTTAACCCCTGTTCGCAAAGGGCAGGCCAAATACTTTCAACCATTATGTCTAATGGGCCACACCAGGATTCCTCAGAAATTTTATAGTGATTGAAATGCTTAGCACGTTTAAGATATAAGGTAATGTAAAAGCTAATGGCAGGGATTACCAAGTAATCGCCGCATAATTCAGGATTATATATGATCCTATCATCAGGGAGATTGTAATGACCGGAATACTTGATGGACTGCGAGTAATTGATATGGGTCACTTCGTGGCCGTGCCTTCATCTGGAGCATTGCTGGCCGATTGGGGCGCTGAGGTAATAAAGATCGAACCATTGGACGGTGACGCCATGCGCTATTTTCTGAACCCGCTTCTCGCGCAGATTGGTGAAACCGTAAACTGGCGTTTTGAGATCATCAACCGCGGCAAAAAAAGTATGTCCCTTAATCTAAAATCAAATGAAGGCAGGGATATACTTCTCAAACTGGCGCAGACCGCGGACGTGTTCATGACCAACTATGAACTGGACGCGGTACACCAGCTTGGCCTGGAATACGATGATCTCCGCAAAGCGAATCCCTCGATTATATACGCGTCACTCTCCGGTTACGGCAAGGACGGCCCCGATAAAAACGAACGGGGTTTCGACTTCGCCGCGGCCTGGGCTCGCACCGGGATACAGCATCTTATGGGCGAGCCTGGTTCGCCGCCGCCGTCGCAACGGGGAGGCATGATGGACCGGACCGTTGGGGCGCACATGGTGGCCGGAATTATGGCCGCTCTCTTTCATCGAGAAAAAACAGGCCAGGGGCAGGAACTCGAGTTCTCCCTCTACCATTCCGGCGTATGGACCATAGCCGCCGATATCCAGGTGGTTTTGGGCGGGCAGGACGTGGTACAGAACGATCGAAGCCAGGCCTCAAATCCGCTCTGGAATAATTACCGGGCGCGCGACGGCCGCTGGCTTCAATTGGCCATGCTCCAGTCCGATCTTTCCTGGGCGGATTTCTGCCGAGCGCTGGGCAGACCCGAACTAGAAAACGATCCCAAATTTTCAGATTTAGTCGCACGGTTTGAAAACCATGAGGAGCTGATACAAATCCTGGATGATATTTTTATGCAAAAGGACAGGACCGAGTGGGTGGAACTTCTGAAGGAGAATAATTGCATTTTCAGTCGGATTGAGACTCCAGAAGAAGTGATCAGCGATCCCCAGGCCATCATCAATGGGTTCTTTTCCGAAGTGGATCATCCTGAGGCGGGAATGGTGAAATACGTGAATACGCCGATCAAGTTTAATCAGAATCCGGCCGAGATACGATCCGCTTCCCCGGAAATGGGCCAGAATACGGAGGAACTGCTTCTGGAACTGGGGTACGGCTGGGACGATATCGAACGCCTCAAAGACCTAAAAGCAATAATTTAAGGTGTATTTTAAAATAAAGGATAATACGGGAGTGGGAGGCCGTTATGCAGCAAAAAGAAAATAAATTTGGTGGTGTCATTGGCAGGACTTACAAAGAATCGAAATCCTTTTGGCCAGAACCGGTTACAGCTCCTGAAGGCAGCCCGAATGTTGTTTTTATCATCCTCGACGACGTGGGATTCTCACAAATAGGATGTTACGGGTCTGAAATAGAGACCCCGAATATGGACCGCTTGGCCGGAAATGGACTGCTCTTCAACAATTTTCATACCACCGCGCTCTGTTCACCGACCAGGGCTTGCCTGTTGACTGGCCGCAACCATCATTCAGTCGGAACGGGCATTGTTACTGGTTTAGCCACTGGATATCCGGGTTATAACGGGCGGATGCCGCGCGAAGCGGCGACCATCGCCCAGGTGCTCAAGGAGAACGGCTATAATACTTTTGCCACAGGCAAATGGCATAATACGCCGAATGAGGAGTTGAGCGCGGCCGGTCCATACGACCACTGGCCGCTGGGCATGGGTTTCGAGCGTTTTTACGGATTCCTGGCTGGGGAAACGAATCAATGGAGTCCGGAACTGGTATACGACAATCACCGGATCGAAACTCCGGACCGTCCCGGCTATCATGTATCCGAGGACATTGTAGACAAGTCCATGGAATTTATCCTCGACCAGAAACAGGCCGAACCCGACAAGCCTGTTTTCCTCTGGATGGCCTTTGGAGCCGGCCACGCGCCGCATCACGCTCCAAAGGAATATATCGAAAAATATAAAGGTAAATTTGACAAGGGGTGGGACAAGGTCCGCGAGGAAGTCCTGATCCGGCAGAAGGAGATGGGTGTTGTCCCCCAAGACACGGAACTGGCGCCAAGCAATCCCCGCGTTAGACCCTGGGACAAGCTGTCCGATGATGAGAGGAAGTTATTCGCGCGTATGCAGGAAGTCTTCGCAGGTTTCCTGGATCACACCGACTACCAGATCGGACGATTCGTGGCTTTTCTTGAGAAGATTGGGGAACTGGATAATACCCTGATCATGCTTATTTCAGACAATGGCGCCAGCCGGGAAGGCGGGCCTTACGGGACGGTAAACGAAATCCGTTTTTTCAACCGCGTCAAGGAATCCCTCGAAGCCAATCTGGAAATGATTGACGAACTGGGTGGTCCTCTCACCTACAATCATTACCCACGCGGCTGGGCGCAAGCGGGTAATAGCCCTCTTAAACGCTTTAAGCAAAATACTCACGGCGGAGGTATTCGTGATCCTCTCATCGTACATTGGCCGAAAGGTATCAAGCATAAAGGCCAGGTCCGTCAGCAGTATCACCACGTTATAGACCTTGTTCCCACGGTTTATGAAATCATTGGGATTAATCCGCCCCATGAGTTCAATGGTATACCGCAAAAACCAATTGAGGGTATTAGCATGGCCTATACGTTTAATGATGGTGACGCGCCCACACGAAAAGAAGTGCAGTACTACGAAATGTTTGGTCATCGAGGTCTTTGGCATAACGGTTGGAAAGTGGTTACTTATCATGAATGGGGTTCCGATGGAAATTTCGACGATGACAGGTGGGAGTTGTATCATATTGATGAGGATTTTTCAGAATGTCATGACCTGGCAGAGCTGTATCCGGAAAAACTAGCGGAGATGGTAGATCTTTGGTGGCGTGAGGCGGAAAAGTACCAGGTATTGCCGCTTGATGATCGCACTAATGAACGCTTCCATATCGACAAACCCCCGCGTGATAAAGACCGGAAAGCCTTCACCTACTATCCCGATACCGCCAAGACGCCGGGGAGCGCCGCCCCGCCGATTCGTAACCGGTCCCACTACATCCAGGCCGAGGTGGATATCCCTGAAGAAGGCGCTGAGGGCGTTCTAATGGCCCACGGCGGCCGCTTTGCCGGTTATGCCTTGTATATAAAAGATAACCGGCTGGTTTATGACCATAACTATTTAGGAATCGAACATTATATCGTGTCCTCCGATACGGAAGTGCCCACCGGACCTTCTATTTTGGGTTACCAGTTCGAAAAAACAGGCGAACATCAAGGTGTCGGCCGGCTGTTCATCAATGGAGCGAAGGTTGGTGAGGGTACCATCGCCCGGACGATACCGGTGAGTTATGGGCCTGAAGGATTGGATATCGGGCGGGATTCTTTAACCCCGGTGAGTGAAGATTATACCTGCCCGTTCGAATTCACCGGAGTCTTGAAAAAGGTCGTGGTGACCGCTAACGGCGAACCTCACCTGGATCCGGAGGGAGATTTTCAGGCCGCCATGGGGGAACAATGATTCGATAATACAGATCACCATAATATTCGTAGTATCTGACGACTTGGAAAAACTCCGCTCATTTTCCGTTGAGATTGATTCCGATTAAGCAAATCAGTAGGGAGTAGATATCACGCGTTCAAGGTAGAACTTATAACTACCGGAGAGACTGTCGAAAAAGTCCAGCCACAGCATTTTTGCTGTTTTCGCATATAATAAAATCAGCTACTTGCAAACCGGAAAAAGCCCCAAAAACACGGTTTTTAGGGTTTTTCGACAGTCTCGGAGATAGTGTTTAATGGGGTTTTACTGGGACATATTTCCTGGCCATGCACGTATTGAGAACTTTCTGTTTATAATCACCTACCACAAGATATAGCCCCCTACCTCCCATCTAATTTCTGTAATACAGGTAACGTGGATCTCCCCAGACCAAAGCCGGAAGTATTGGAAAAACAGTTTGCACCACCTCCACAGGAACGAGATGCATATATTGAACATATGCTCAACATAGAAAAATACCATTTGGGCTCGTTCCCTGGCGATGCTGAATATATTCGTAAAAATATAACTAGGAGTCTGTCGGGGAACCCTTATTCGTGTCAATTTATAGTAATTAATTTCTTGTGTTAGAGATAATATTTGTTATTATTTGTTATTATGAAAAGTGAGACACATTTTAGACCCTACACGCCGGACCAGATGTTCCTTCTTCCCCCAAATATCAGGGAATGGTTACCCGAAGACGATCTGATCTACTTCATCCTTGATGTGGTTGATCAACTTGACCTCAGCGAGATTTACAACAGTTATAATGGATCAAAGGGTGGTCAGCCGCCGTATAATCCACGGATGATGACCAGCCTACTCATCTACGCTTACTGCGTTGGTATTTTCAGTTCGCGCAAAATCGAAAAGGCGACCTTTGACCGGGTTTCTTTCCGTGTCATTTGCGCCGACCAACATCCCGATCATGATACCATCGCCGATTTCCGCAAGCGCCATCTGCAGGCTCTATCCGGCTTGTTCGCTCAGGTACTTTTGATCTGCCAGGAAGTCGGCTTGGTCAAGTTGGGCCATGTTTCGCTGGACGGCATCAAGGTCAAAGCCAACGCCTCCCTGCTCAAGGCTTTCGTTCAGCCTTGAAAGAGGCCAGAGGTTTGGTGATCGAGCCTATCCTTATTTTCTGCTTGACAGGTCTTTGAGGGGTGAGTAGGATTGATCGAACGTTCGATCAATCCAAGAATTAATTATTCCCTCATTCATAGAAACTTGCATAAATCTGGAGAATTAAGTGCCGAAAAATATTAGAACTTTTTGCAAAAACTCAAATTTGATTAAAAAGCGCCGCAAAATTATAAAACAAAGAGCCTTGGACCTTTTCATAGAAAAAGGGTACTCCAAGACCACTATCCGCGATATAGCGGCTGCCTGCGGTGTGAGCGTTGGTACCTTGTACCACTATATTGGATCGAAGGAAGATATCCTGACGCTCATGAGTAATGATGCCAAGGCCTTTTTAAAAGAATTTGCTTCAAATTTTGTTGACGTCTCCCAATGCGCGACCATAACCGAAAAACTGCGACTGGCACTTGAAAAATATATACGGAACA is a genomic window containing:
- a CDS encoding CoA transferase; this translates as MTGILDGLRVIDMGHFVAVPSSGALLADWGAEVIKIEPLDGDAMRYFLNPLLAQIGETVNWRFEIINRGKKSMSLNLKSNEGRDILLKLAQTADVFMTNYELDAVHQLGLEYDDLRKANPSIIYASLSGYGKDGPDKNERGFDFAAAWARTGIQHLMGEPGSPPPSQRGGMMDRTVGAHMVAGIMAALFHREKTGQGQELEFSLYHSGVWTIAADIQVVLGGQDVVQNDRSQASNPLWNNYRARDGRWLQLAMLQSDLSWADFCRALGRPELENDPKFSDLVARFENHEELIQILDDIFMQKDRTEWVELLKENNCIFSRIETPEEVISDPQAIINGFFSEVDHPEAGMVKYVNTPIKFNQNPAEIRSASPEMGQNTEELLLELGYGWDDIERLKDLKAII
- a CDS encoding arylsulfatase, which codes for MQQKENKFGGVIGRTYKESKSFWPEPVTAPEGSPNVVFIILDDVGFSQIGCYGSEIETPNMDRLAGNGLLFNNFHTTALCSPTRACLLTGRNHHSVGTGIVTGLATGYPGYNGRMPREAATIAQVLKENGYNTFATGKWHNTPNEELSAAGPYDHWPLGMGFERFYGFLAGETNQWSPELVYDNHRIETPDRPGYHVSEDIVDKSMEFILDQKQAEPDKPVFLWMAFGAGHAPHHAPKEYIEKYKGKFDKGWDKVREEVLIRQKEMGVVPQDTELAPSNPRVRPWDKLSDDERKLFARMQEVFAGFLDHTDYQIGRFVAFLEKIGELDNTLIMLISDNGASREGGPYGTVNEIRFFNRVKESLEANLEMIDELGGPLTYNHYPRGWAQAGNSPLKRFKQNTHGGGIRDPLIVHWPKGIKHKGQVRQQYHHVIDLVPTVYEIIGINPPHEFNGIPQKPIEGISMAYTFNDGDAPTRKEVQYYEMFGHRGLWHNGWKVVTYHEWGSDGNFDDDRWELYHIDEDFSECHDLAELYPEKLAEMVDLWWREAEKYQVLPLDDRTNERFHIDKPPRDKDRKAFTYYPDTAKTPGSAAPPIRNRSHYIQAEVDIPEEGAEGVLMAHGGRFAGYALYIKDNRLVYDHNYLGIEHYIVSSDTEVPTGPSILGYQFEKTGEHQGVGRLFINGAKVGEGTIARTIPVSYGPEGLDIGRDSLTPVSEDYTCPFEFTGVLKKVVVTANGEPHLDPEGDFQAAMGEQ
- a CDS encoding transposase codes for the protein MFLLPPNIREWLPEDDLIYFILDVVDQLDLSEIYNSYNGSKGGQPPYNPRMMTSLLIYAYCVGIFSSRKIEKATFDRVSFRVICADQHPDHDTIADFRKRHLQALSGLFAQVLLICQEVGLVKLGHVSLDGIKVKANASLLKAFVQP